A region of Roseobacter litoralis Och 149 DNA encodes the following proteins:
- a CDS encoding AMP-binding protein: MGWMANETGLDKCAANHVPLTPLSHLKRASVVFAEHTAVVYGDVRRSYGEHAARATQLASALAAKGVAPGEVVATLLPNVPAQVEAHFGVPACGAVLNTINTRLDVDTVTYIFEHGEAKMVLVDSQFLDLAEAACANLASPPTLIEVPDAVAGIEASGRHQTYEDLVTGGTTDFEWIMPQDEWESLALNYTSGTTGRPKGVVYHHRGAYLMTMGTVISWRMTLHPTFMQIVPLFHCNGWNHAWMMPLIGGTLVCCRDITAPAIFDAIADEKVTHFGGAPIVLNMLVNAPMEERRAIDHPVEIFTAGAPPAPATLSKIEALGFNVTQVYGLTETYGHVTECLWRSEWDGHEADAKAAIKSRQGVPFPMMEDIVVMDADMTPVPTDASTQGEIMIRGNSVMKGYYKNPQATSEAFAGGYFHSGDIAVQHGDSYIQIADRAKDIIISGGENISSVEVEGVLMAHDDVMLAAVVAKPDDKWGEVPCAFVELKSGATVDEAGLIAFSRQTLAGFKAPKKVVFQELPKTSTGKIQKFELRKLAEKT, from the coding sequence ATGGGATGGATGGCAAACGAGACGGGGTTGGACAAATGTGCCGCAAACCATGTGCCACTTACACCTTTGTCTCATCTGAAACGTGCCTCGGTGGTATTTGCTGAGCACACGGCGGTTGTCTACGGTGATGTTCGACGCAGCTACGGCGAACATGCCGCACGCGCGACGCAGCTGGCCTCGGCACTGGCGGCCAAGGGTGTCGCCCCCGGCGAAGTCGTGGCAACGCTCCTGCCCAATGTGCCGGCACAGGTCGAAGCGCATTTTGGCGTACCCGCTTGCGGGGCAGTGCTCAATACCATCAACACGCGGCTGGACGTGGATACCGTCACCTACATCTTTGAACATGGTGAAGCGAAAATGGTGCTGGTGGATTCCCAGTTTCTGGACCTCGCCGAAGCCGCCTGCGCCAATCTTGCGTCCCCTCCGACCCTCATCGAGGTTCCCGATGCAGTGGCGGGTATTGAGGCGTCAGGTCGGCACCAAACCTACGAAGACTTGGTAACAGGCGGCACGACGGACTTCGAGTGGATCATGCCACAGGATGAATGGGAAAGCCTCGCGCTGAACTATACCTCCGGCACGACAGGCAGGCCAAAAGGCGTGGTCTATCACCATCGCGGGGCCTATCTGATGACCATGGGCACGGTGATTAGCTGGCGCATGACTCTGCACCCGACGTTTATGCAAATCGTTCCGCTGTTTCACTGCAACGGGTGGAACCACGCGTGGATGATGCCCCTCATTGGCGGCACGCTGGTCTGTTGTCGCGATATCACCGCACCGGCGATCTTCGACGCCATTGCGGACGAAAAGGTGACGCATTTCGGTGGCGCGCCCATCGTGCTGAATATGCTGGTGAATGCCCCGATGGAGGAGCGCCGCGCGATTGACCACCCTGTTGAAATCTTCACCGCAGGCGCGCCCCCTGCCCCGGCAACCTTGTCCAAAATCGAAGCCTTGGGTTTCAATGTGACGCAGGTTTACGGACTGACGGAAACCTATGGTCATGTCACCGAGTGCCTGTGGCGCAGCGAATGGGACGGGCACGAAGCGGATGCCAAAGCGGCGATCAAGTCCCGTCAGGGCGTCCCCTTTCCGATGATGGAAGACATCGTGGTGATGGATGCCGATATGACACCAGTCCCGACCGATGCCAGCACGCAGGGCGAGATCATGATCCGCGGCAATTCGGTTATGAAAGGGTATTACAAAAACCCGCAAGCCACATCAGAGGCATTTGCAGGCGGGTATTTTCATTCCGGTGACATCGCCGTGCAGCATGGCGACAGCTATATCCAGATCGCGGATCGCGCCAAGGATATCATCATTTCCGGCGGTGAGAATATCTCTTCCGTCGAAGTGGAGGGCGTTTTGATGGCCCATGACGACGTGATGCTGGCAGCTGTGGTTGCCAAACCTGATGACAAATGGGGCGAAGTGCCCTGTGCCTTTGTGGAGCTTAAATCCGGAGCCACGGTGGATGAAGCCGGGTTGATCGCTTTTTCGCGCCAAACGCTTGCGGGTTTCAAAGCGCCTAAGAAGGTGGTGTTTCAGGAATTACCCAAGACGTCGACGGGCAAGATTCAGAAATTCGAACTGCGCAAACTGGCCGAAAAAACCTAA